One Prunus dulcis chromosome 7, ALMONDv2, whole genome shotgun sequence DNA segment encodes these proteins:
- the LOC117634015 gene encoding pentatricopeptide repeat-containing protein At2g15690, mitochondrial-like: MASLTSSLQPTGNSIISFRFRARITPTPPDMLYLNTTLPSVLKTTPSSSFNPTPSKPLFTNAVPSANNPRVHRRNTGSSQPQPTTSRSNSQYKTQPLRKGNKYQSQQPNEPKANGDELNNQNVSAPLRINTKDVDLMRLCKEGKVKEALQYMAQDVSADYGVFCALLDSCDSSKSLEVGKKIHDFMKQSPFRGDIELNAKLIQMYGRCGSMRDARKVFDRMPKRSMSLWHSMIHGYAVNGQGDEGLLLFEQMRNLGLKPNKETFVVVLVACASAEAVEEGLTYFESMKNEYEIVPEIEHYLGLIDVLGNSGHLNEAEEFIEKMPFEPTAEVWEALRNFARIHGDIELEDRAEDLLGSLDPSKANAEKIPLPLRKQHSEINMLEEKNRVSEYRITNEAYEKLKGLKGQMREAGYVPDTRYVLHDIDQEAKEQALQYHSERLAIAYGLISTPARQTLRIIKNLRICGDCHNAIKIMSKIVGRELIVRDNKRFHHFKDGKCSCGDYW, encoded by the coding sequence ATGGCTTCTCTGACTTCTTCTCTTCAGCCAACTGGAAACTCCATTATCTCTTTTCGTTTCAGAGCTCGGATAACTCCAACCCCTCCTGATATGCTATATCTCAACACCACTCTTCCTTCGGTCCTCAAAACCACaccttcctcttccttcaaTCCCACCCCATCCAAACCTCTCTTCACCAATGCAGTTCCCAGTGCCAATAATCCCAGAGTACATCGCCGCAACACTGGCTCCTCTCAGCCCCAACCAACAACATCTCGCTCCAATTCCCAGTACAAGACCCAACCTTTACGCAAGGGCAACAAGTACCAGAGCCAGCAACCAAATGAACCCAAAGCGAACGGTGATGAGTTAAACAACCAAAATGTGAGTGCTCCATTGCGTATTAACACAAAAGATGTGGATTTGATGCGTTTGTGCAAGGAGGGTAAGGTCAAAGAGGCGTTGCAGTATATGGCTCAAGATGTTTCCGCTGATTATGGTGTATTTTGTGCGTTATTGGACTCGTGTGACAGCTCGAAGTCGCTTGAGGTTGGGAAAAAGATTCATGATTTTATGAAACAGTCGCCATTTCGTGGAGATATTGAGTTGAACGCTAAATTGATTCAAATGTATGGAAGATGTGGGAGTATGAGAGATGCACGCAAGGTGTTCGATCGAATGCCTAAGCGGAGTATGAGTTTGTGGCATTCAATGATACATGGGTATGCGGTGAATGGGCAGGGTGATGAGGGGCTGCTGTtgtttgaacaaatgaggAATTTAGGATTGAAGCCCAATAAGGAGACATTTGTAGTGGTTTTGGTGGCATGTGCTAGCGCGGAAGCTGTGGAAGAAGGGTTAACTTACTTCGAGTCGATGAAGAATGAGTATGAGATTGTGCCGGAGATTGAGCATTATTTAGGGCTTATTGATGTTCTTGGAAATTCTGGTCATTTGAATGAGGCAGAGGAATTCATTGAGAAAATGCCATTTGAGCCTACTGCAGAAGTTTGGGAGGCTCTTCGAAACTTTGCGCGGATTCATGGAGACATTGAGCTTGAAGATCGCGCTGAGGATTTGTTGGGTAGTCTCGATCCTTCTAAGGCCAATGCTGAAAAAATCCCATTGCCTCTGcggaagcagcactctgagaTTAACATGCTAGAGGAGAAGAATAGGGTGAGTGAGTATCGGATTACAAACGAGGCATATGAGAAACTGAAGGGTTTGAAAGGACAAATGAGGGAAGCAGGCTATGTGCCAGATACAAGATATGTGCTTCATGACATTGATCAGGAGGCAAAAGAGCAGGCCTTACAGTATCACAGCGAGCGTTTGGCAATTGCTTATGGTCTGATCAGTACTCCAGCCAGGCAAACTCTAAGGATAATTAAGAATCTTCGAATATGCGGCGACTGCCATAATGCAATAAAAATCATGTCAAAGATCGTTGGGAGGGAGCTGATCGTCAGGGATAACAAGCGGTTCCATCATTTCAAGGATGGGAAATGCTCCTGTGGGGATTACTGGTAA
- the LOC117634815 gene encoding thiamine phosphate phosphatase-like protein isoform X2, translating to MMEELHLQGKSSVDIKECLKRIPMHLGVIAAIKSAQASGCDLRIISDANQFFIETILECHGLLGSFSQIVTNPSIVDGDGRLRIFPYHDVGSPSHGCNLCPSNLCKGVVIDQIRASVSANGRKIYIYLGDGRNDFCPTLRLVEGDHVMPRKDYALSKRIYSNRMLIKADIHEWSDGEELGKILLHLIHRISTEEINCSDLSQLNSSDHI from the exons ATGATGGAGGAGCTGCATTTGCAAGGAAAAAGTTCTGTGGATATTAAAGAGTGCCTCAAAAGAATTCCAATGCATCTAGGGGTAATTGCAGCTATTAAGTCAGCTCAAGCTTCAGG ATGTGATTTGAGGATTATTAGCGATGCAAATCAGTTTTTTATTGAGACAATCTTAGAATGTCATGGTTTGTTAGGATCCTTCTCACAGATTGTCACAAATCCAAGCATTGTTGATGGAGATGGAAGACTCAGGATTTTTCCGTACCATGATGTAGGCTCACCTTCTCATGGTTGCAATTTATGCCCTTCAAATTTGTGCAAg GGTGTGGTGATTGATCAAATCCGAGCGTCTGTTTCTGCCAATGGGaggaaaatatatatctaCCTAGGAGATGGGAGAAATGATTTTTGCCCAACTTTAAGGCTTGTAGAAGGAGACCATGTAATGCCAAGGAAGGACTATGCTCTATCGAAGCGCATTTACAGCAACCGAATGCTTATCAAGGCTGACATCCATGAATGGAGTGATGGAGAGGAGCTTGGGAAGATATTGCTTCACCTCATCCACAGAATTTCTACTGAAGAAATTAATTGTAGTGACCTCAGTCAGCTGAACTCATCTGACCACATATGA
- the LOC117634609 gene encoding mitochondrial carrier protein CoAc2, with the protein MAKKREEREMNTYLDGIIEAMPVFAKELIAGGVAGGVAKTVVAPLERIKILFQTRRAEYQSIGLFGSIKKIAKTEGPLGFYRGNGASVARIVPYAALHYMTYEQYRRWIILTFPDVGRGPGLDLVAGSFAGGTAVLFTYPLDLVRTKLAYQVVGSPKLNVQGVVNTGQIYKGILDCFSKTYREAGLRGLYRGVAPSLYGIFPYAGLKFYFYEEMKRHVPQEHKKSIMVKLVCGSVAGLLGQTFTYPLDVVRRQMQVQRIVSSNSPEMKGTMEVLVMIAQKQGWKQLFSGLSINYLKVVPSVAIGFTVYDVMKSYLRVPSRDEAVTKLVTNKRNTHPSSLHS; encoded by the exons ATggcaaagaagagagaagagagagagatgaatacCTACCTGGATGGGATAATAGAGGCCATGCCTGTGTTTGCCAAAGAGCTGATTGCTGGTGGTGTTGCGGGTGGTGTTGCAAAGACTGTTGTTGCACCACTTGAACGTATCAAGATTTTGTTTCAG ACCAGAAGAGCAGAGTATCAAAGCATAGGGCTGTTTGGATCCATTAAGAAAATTGCAAAGACAGAAGGGCCTTTGGGTTTCTACAG AGGAAACGGAGCTAGTGTTGCAAGAATTGTTCCCTATGCAGCTTTGCATTATATGACCTATGAACAATACCGCAGATGGATTATTCTCACCTTTCCTGACGTGGGGCGTGGACCTGGTCTAGATCTTGTGGCAGGGTCTTTTGCTGGAGGAACAGCTGTGCTTTTTACTTATCCTCTTGATTTAGTTCGGACTAAGTTGGCTTATCAG GTTGTTGGTTCACCGAAGTTAAATGTTCAAGGGGTAGTAAATACTGGACAAATTTATAAAGGAATTCTTGATTGTTTCTCGAAGACTTACAGAGAGGCTGGACTTAGAGGCCTCTATCGCGGTGTTG CTCCATCACTTTATGGAATCTTCCCATATGCCGGTTTGAAGTTTTACTTCTATGAGGAGATGAAGCGACATGTCCCTCAGGAGCACAAGAAGAGTATTATGGTCAAACTTGTATGTGGTTCTGTTGCTGGTCTATTAGGTCAGACTTTTACATATCCCCTCGATGTGGTGAGGAGGCAAATGCAG GTTCAACGAATTGTGTCATCAAACAGTCCAGAGATGAAAGGGACAATGGAAGTCCTTGTCATGATCGCTCAAAAGCAAGGATGGAAGCAATTATTTTCAGGACTTAGCATCAATTACTTGAAG GTCGTACCATCTGTAGCAATCGGGTTTACAGTTTACGATGTTATGAAGTCCTACCTTCGAGTTCCTTCAAGGGATGAAGCTGTGACAAAATTGGTaaccaacaaaagaaatacCCATCCATCCTCCCTTCACTCCTAG
- the LOC117635894 gene encoding protein NDL1-like isoform X1: MAESNDAVSLDMEKIYLGGKEHFIRTGCGSVSVIVYGDQEKPALITYPDLALNHMSCFQGLFFCPEAASLLLHNFCIYHISPPGHELGAASIFPDDPVPSVDDLADQILEVLNFFGLGAVMCMGVTAGAYILSLFAMKYRERVLGLILVSPLCKSPSWTEWFYNKVMSNMLYFYGMCGLLKECLLQRYFSKEVRGSAEVPESDIVQACRKLLEERQSSNVFRFLQAINRRPDITEGLKSLRCRTLIFVGDSSPFHSEALHMTAKLDRRYSALVEDGWVVLVQVQACGSMVTEEQPHAMLIPMEYFFMGYGLYRPCHFSDSPRSPLSPSCISPELLSPESMGLKLKPIKTRVSLGR, from the exons ATGGCTGAATCAAACGACGCCGTCTCCCTCGATATGGAGAAGATCTATCTTGGTGGAAAG GAACATTTTATACGAACTGGCTGTGGTTCTGTGTCCGTTATTGTGTATGGAGACCAAGAGAAGCCTGCACTTATCACTTATCCTGATTTAGCTCTAAATC ATATGTCTTGTTTCCAAGGGTTATTCTTTTGTCCTGAAGCGGCTTCTTTGCTGCTCCACAACTTCTGCATATATCATATCAGTCCTCCTGGCCATGAG TTAGGAGCTGCTTCAATTTTTCCTGATGATCCTGTGCCTTCTGTTGATGACTTGGCAGATCAGATCCTTGAGGTTCTCAACTTTTTTGG GCTTGGTGCAGTTATGTGCATGGGGGTGACAGCGGGTGCTTATATCCTTTCCCTATTTGCT ATGAAATATAGGGAGCGTGTTCTTGGATTGATACTTGTATCCCCTTTGTGCAAATCACCCTCTTGGACAGAATGGTTTTATAATAAG GTGATGTCGAATATGCTATATTTCTATGGCATGTGTGGTTTGCTAAAAGAGTGTTTGCTTCAGCGCTACTTCAGTAAG GAGGTTCGTGGTAGTGCTGAAGTTCCAGAGTCAGATATAGTTCAAGCATGCAGAAAA TTGCTGGAAGAGAGGCAgagctcaaatgtttttagaTTTCTTCAAGCAATTAATCG GAGACCTGACATAACTGAAGGGTTGAAGTCGCTAAGGTGTCGCACACTTATTTTTGTTGGGGATAGCTCTCCTTTCCACTCTGAGGCTCTCCACATGACCGCAAAGTTGGATAGGAGATATAGTGCCTTAGTAGAG GATGGATGGGTTGTGTTGGTGCAGGTCCAGGCTTGTGGATCTATGGTAACAGAGGAGCAGCCACATGCAATGTTGATACCTATGGAGTACTTCTTCATGGGGTATGGCTTGTATAGGCCATGCCATTTCAGTGACAGCCCTAGGAGCCCACTCAGCCCGTCTTGCATCTCCCCGGAGCTTCTCTCCCCAGAAAGCATGGGTTTGAAACTAAAACCAATAAAGACCCGTGTTTCGCTAGGACGGTAA
- the LOC117634815 gene encoding thiamine phosphate phosphatase-like protein isoform X1, with the protein MAGIVVVFDFDRTLIDGDSDSWVVAEMGLTQLFNELRSTLPWNKLMDRMMEELHLQGKSSVDIKECLKRIPMHLGVIAAIKSAQASGCDLRIISDANQFFIETILECHGLLGSFSQIVTNPSIVDGDGRLRIFPYHDVGSPSHGCNLCPSNLCKGVVIDQIRASVSANGRKIYIYLGDGRNDFCPTLRLVEGDHVMPRKDYALSKRIYSNRMLIKADIHEWSDGEELGKILLHLIHRISTEEINCSDLSQLNSSDHI; encoded by the exons ATGGCGGGAATAGTGGTGGTTTTTGACTTTGACCGAACCCTAATCGACGGTGACAGTGATAGCTGGGTCGTTGCGGAGATGGGTCTCACTCAGCTCTTCAATGAGCTTCGCTCTACTTTGCCATGGAACAAACTCATG GATAGAATGATGGAGGAGCTGCATTTGCAAGGAAAAAGTTCTGTGGATATTAAAGAGTGCCTCAAAAGAATTCCAATGCATCTAGGGGTAATTGCAGCTATTAAGTCAGCTCAAGCTTCAGG ATGTGATTTGAGGATTATTAGCGATGCAAATCAGTTTTTTATTGAGACAATCTTAGAATGTCATGGTTTGTTAGGATCCTTCTCACAGATTGTCACAAATCCAAGCATTGTTGATGGAGATGGAAGACTCAGGATTTTTCCGTACCATGATGTAGGCTCACCTTCTCATGGTTGCAATTTATGCCCTTCAAATTTGTGCAAg GGTGTGGTGATTGATCAAATCCGAGCGTCTGTTTCTGCCAATGGGaggaaaatatatatctaCCTAGGAGATGGGAGAAATGATTTTTGCCCAACTTTAAGGCTTGTAGAAGGAGACCATGTAATGCCAAGGAAGGACTATGCTCTATCGAAGCGCATTTACAGCAACCGAATGCTTATCAAGGCTGACATCCATGAATGGAGTGATGGAGAGGAGCTTGGGAAGATATTGCTTCACCTCATCCACAGAATTTCTACTGAAGAAATTAATTGTAGTGACCTCAGTCAGCTGAACTCATCTGACCACATATGA
- the LOC117635894 gene encoding protein NDL1-like isoform X2 — MAESNDAVSLDMEKIYLGGKEHFIRTGCGSVSVIVYGDQEKPALITYPDLALNHMSCFQGLFFCPEAASLLLHNFCIYHISPPGHELGAASIFPDDPVPSVDDLADQILEVLNFFGLGAVMCMGVTAGAYILSLFAMKYRERVLGLILVSPLCKSPSWTEWFYNKVMSNMLYFYGMCGLLKECLLQRYFSKEVRGSAEVPESDIVQACRKLLEERQSSNVFRFLQAINRRPDITEGLKSLRCRTLIFVGDSSPFHSEALHMTAKLDRRYSALVEVQACGSMVTEEQPHAMLIPMEYFFMGYGLYRPCHFSDSPRSPLSPSCISPELLSPESMGLKLKPIKTRVSLGR; from the exons ATGGCTGAATCAAACGACGCCGTCTCCCTCGATATGGAGAAGATCTATCTTGGTGGAAAG GAACATTTTATACGAACTGGCTGTGGTTCTGTGTCCGTTATTGTGTATGGAGACCAAGAGAAGCCTGCACTTATCACTTATCCTGATTTAGCTCTAAATC ATATGTCTTGTTTCCAAGGGTTATTCTTTTGTCCTGAAGCGGCTTCTTTGCTGCTCCACAACTTCTGCATATATCATATCAGTCCTCCTGGCCATGAG TTAGGAGCTGCTTCAATTTTTCCTGATGATCCTGTGCCTTCTGTTGATGACTTGGCAGATCAGATCCTTGAGGTTCTCAACTTTTTTGG GCTTGGTGCAGTTATGTGCATGGGGGTGACAGCGGGTGCTTATATCCTTTCCCTATTTGCT ATGAAATATAGGGAGCGTGTTCTTGGATTGATACTTGTATCCCCTTTGTGCAAATCACCCTCTTGGACAGAATGGTTTTATAATAAG GTGATGTCGAATATGCTATATTTCTATGGCATGTGTGGTTTGCTAAAAGAGTGTTTGCTTCAGCGCTACTTCAGTAAG GAGGTTCGTGGTAGTGCTGAAGTTCCAGAGTCAGATATAGTTCAAGCATGCAGAAAA TTGCTGGAAGAGAGGCAgagctcaaatgtttttagaTTTCTTCAAGCAATTAATCG GAGACCTGACATAACTGAAGGGTTGAAGTCGCTAAGGTGTCGCACACTTATTTTTGTTGGGGATAGCTCTCCTTTCCACTCTGAGGCTCTCCACATGACCGCAAAGTTGGATAGGAGATATAGTGCCTTAGTAGAG GTCCAGGCTTGTGGATCTATGGTAACAGAGGAGCAGCCACATGCAATGTTGATACCTATGGAGTACTTCTTCATGGGGTATGGCTTGTATAGGCCATGCCATTTCAGTGACAGCCCTAGGAGCCCACTCAGCCCGTCTTGCATCTCCCCGGAGCTTCTCTCCCCAGAAAGCATGGGTTTGAAACTAAAACCAATAAAGACCCGTGTTTCGCTAGGACGGTAA